The Fluviispira sanaruensis sequence AGTGGAAAATCTTTTCTGACAACAGAGCGACCCATTCCAACTGACTTTTGAGTGTCAATAAAAGGTAAAGTTATTGCTTGGTATTTTACCACACCTTTATCACCAAGTTGTCCGCCTCCTTCCGGATAAGCAATGGAACGTGCCAATGCGATGGTATTGCCTTCTCTTTTTTCAAATTGGGTCTTTGCTCTTTTACCATATGGAAATTGGTAAAATAGTTTTTCTGTTTTAAAGGTCATAATATTCCTTTCAGACATGCATTCAGTCTCTGTAACAAATTTTCTAAATTCACCGTTGCGTCAGGACTGAGTCGAATGCGTTCATTTCTAATTTTTGCAATGACTCCGAATTCGAGCAGTTTATTATAAATTTCCAAAGTATCAATATTTGCTAAGGTAAATGACACGATACCTGTACATTTTTCTTCAACAATTGGAGAATGTACAATTGCTCCATAACTTAATAAATGCTGCGTAATGGCAAAAGAATTTTGTTTTAATTTTGTTACGACATTATTATAATTTTCATTTAATAACTCTGATATTGCGCTGTGTAAACTTATAAATGAAACCCCACTCAAGGTTCCTAATTCAAACCTAAGCAACGAATGATTAATATGACGATTTTTACAATCATATTGATTCCTATCAGAAAAACTATTATAGCCAAAAATAGTTTGTTTTAAGAGCGAATTCATTCGTTCCGACACCACAGCAAATGCGGCTCCCTCGAGGGCACGTAGCCATTTGTGTCCAGCTGAAATGAAAAAATCGATATCGTGAATATCAAAATCAATCGCACAAGAGCCAACCCCTTGCACGGCATCCACAGCAAAAATTACATTGTTTTTTCGACACCAATGCGATAGATCTTTTAAGTTATTTTTATAACCGTTCCAATAATTAACCCACTCTATCAGCAGAACATCAATTTTTAGATCCTGTATATCTTCAACTTTTATTTCACCTTTGTCATTGCCTATCTCGACAACTTTATATTTCATTTGTTCAAAAGATAATTTTATTCCTCCAATTGATGGAAAATATTCTTTTGGAATAGCAACAACACTCCCTTCTTTCAACCTTAACTGAGTAAGTAAAATACTCATTGCATCGGTGGTTGAAGTATAAAGAAGAACGCTATTTAATTTATTTTGTAAAAGTTCAGAAATTTTTGAACGACACTGCTCTACTTTTTCCCATCCTTTTTTATATCCAGATATATAAAAATTATTTTCTTTATAAGAGTTAATAAACTCCATGACAGCTGCGTGGGTTTCAGCACGCAGCTGTCCAACTGATGCTGTATTTGAATAAATCATTGTCATTACCTATTTTAAATTTTGAAAGCACAATTGATTTCATCTGTATAAGTTTCTCCTCGATCTGGAGAAATGACTAAAACGGTTTCATTCGCTTTACATTGCTTTAAAAGTTGTTTTTTAGCAACACTAATTGCTAAACAAGTACTCATTCCGACCGTAAAAGAATTGCTGTTTGTAAATATTTTCATTTCATGCAATGTTCTATAAATATTTGAAACAAAAATCTCGTCTATATATTTTGCAGCTTCTAAAAATGTCAAACATATTTCATCCTCAGAACCCACCCCCCTACATGTTGATAACTTATAAGTGATAGAACGTTTTGCCTGATTCACAATGCTACTTGAAATATCACAACCAACTATTTTAGTTGCAAATCCGTTTTCTTTTAGGGCGAGACTCACCCCTGCGAGCAATCCGCCCGTACCAACAGGAGCCACAACAAATTTTGGTTTTATCTGCATTGCTTTGAGATCATTTACCAACTGCATTCCTAATGTCGCTTTAAAAGCATCTATAAGATCTAAATTATTATGCTGATCAAATGAATACCAACCTTCATTGTCAATCAGATGATTTAATTCTTCTATGCGGACAGAATTATTTTTTACCATTTTAAAGCATCCATTTTTGCTTTCGACAACTTTTGCCAAATATGGATGAGGAATTTTTGTTGTAATGAACTGTGTTTTTCCTTTAGCAAGATGCACACAATGGGAAAGAGCCATGGACCAAGAGCCACTGCTTCTATCGGCTACTTTAGATAGATCGACTTTTTTATTTAATGCCTTTTTTACTAGAAATGCCGCTGAACGAAACTTATGATTGTAATTTAGCGATCCCCCCTCCAATTTTAAATAAATACGCTCATCGTCAGAGGATTGAATAAGGGGAGTCTGTAAATGCATAATTCTGTCTAAATAATCTATACTTTTCATAGTTTCCCTTAAATAAAATTCTAAAGACAAATGACTTCATCACAACAAAGATGTTGTTTATTTAAATAAAAATCATTTAATTCTAATGAATCACATATTATGATATTTTGATTATTATAAGTCAAAACTTTTTCGAAATATTTCTCTTGAGACTTATCTTCATTAAATAGTATTACTTTTGAACAGACATCCACACCTGTAAAATGATTTGGCAGAGCTAATAACCCTTCTTGAATAATGTATTTATCTCTCTTTACATAAACAGAGCCACTTAAAAAGGAAAGACCCAAATTTTTATTTTGCATCGTATGAATAGTATCTGTTTGTAAATCTTTTACATACTTTCTCATACCTACAGCTTGCAAAAGAGAAAGAATATAAAGACAACAAAGGTCGTCGACTTTACCGACTCTATTTCTCAAATAGCTTAGTAAAATATTAAAACTCTGAGGAATGTTATCATTCAATTCTTTTACATAGATATTTTCACATACCAATGAACATGAATAGTTATGTATTTTAAAAAAATCATGATTTATCTCAACTTTAAAAGAAATATTTAAATCTGAATTTGTTACAGGAATAACAGCTTCCAGATCCTGACTCACAATAGGCAAATAAGTATTATAAAATTTTATATCCATTTTTTTCTCATACATCATAAGACATTATTTTTGAATAAGTGCTTCTATAAATTTCAAACGAATAATTATTTCTATTAAAAATATTAACTATGTTACTTTTTTTAATATTGTATGCAGGATCTGTGATATTTAATATAATTCCAATAGCCGTCCCTGAATGAGCAACACAAACACCACAAGCTTGATTTTCTAGACATATCTCTTGTATCTCGGTAAAATTCTTTTTTGGCAAATAATTCTGACTAATCTGTGCACTCATCGTAGCACATTTTCCTAAAATTTCAGTATTCCTTATTTTAAGAGCAAGTTTGAGCTGCTGATAAATAATTTCAAATTTATTCACTTCAATATTACTGTATTTAATATTTTTTGAATTAAATTTTAAAGTATCCACAACCCCATCTTCAACTATACCGATTATTTCAAAAGGCATATAGCCTAAGCTTTCCATTAAATGACAGTCATGATGATGATAAGCGTTAAATCCAGGATACATCACTCCATCCGTTGGTTCGACCTGTCGACAAATAGAGGAAATCAAATCACGTTCTTTATCTTCTTCAATTTTTTCATTATGCAGAATTGCTTTTAATGTGGCGACAATGTCAGCTGAGCTTGATGCTAGCCCTTTGCCACGAGACAATTCTGAATGTATTATAAGTGAATAATCCCCTTTTTTTCCTATGTTTTCTCTTAATATATCTGCAGCTAGATAGCTTTTTGCATAAATATCCCTGTTCTCAAGAAGAGTTCCTTCAAGATATTTAGCACAAGAAAATTTTTGAATTGGCAGAGTAACAAGAAAAGGTTTTGAGTGAATAACTCCTTGGATAAGTTCACCAAAGGTTCCGTTGCAAACAGCTTGTGATTGGATGTACATATATGCATTAAATCTTTCTATAGAATAATAAAAAAATTCTTCAAATATCAAAAAGTGAATATTCAATCCTATAAATTACATTTCATAACAATTACATTTAATGAACTACTCTTAAAGATTTTTCAATGCAAGATGATTTAATAAATTTTTTATTTAGATATTTCACATAGACTTCCAATAATTAAACATAAAATTCTGATATTTTTTCAAATTCTTAATTCATAGACTACCATAATAAAATATGTTCTTTAATAATTTTTTATGGCTTTAAAGAATTTTATCTTAAATACAAATGTAAGTTTTTTTATTTTACAAAGTATTATTTGTAAAAAAATTTAGATTAAGCATTATTTTATTTTTTTAAAAAAAATTCAAATAATTATTTCTGACAAATTCAACAACTCCTTATTTGAAGTCTACTCCATTTCATAAGTTTTCGTGAAATAGAATAAAAACAGAAGCTTAATAAAAATGATAAATTTAATTATATATGTGAAATATCATTTAGAATAGAAAAATTTGTGCATAGCTAGAATTGTCGATGGAGATAAAACATCGGGTCTGGTTTCTTCAGTAACTCCATGTGAGGCAGCAAGTTGCCAAAATTCACTCATTCTACCAGGACTTTTTTCTTCAAGCTGCTGGAGCTGCGCATGCAATGCTCTTCTTAACATCTTTCTCCGCGCACTGAATAAAACAGTGGTAAATGAACTAAAAGCATTATCCTCATCTGGCGTTGGAAAAGAAAAACTCTTCGGACAGAGCAAAACAATAGCAGAGTCTACTTTCGGCTGAGGAACAAAACATTTCGCAGGCACGACAAAAAGTTTTTTGACCTCGAAAAAAAGCTGAATACGTACGCTCAAACGTCCGTAATCCTTTGTTCCAGGTTTTGCTTGTAACCTATCTGCAACTTCATTTTGCACCATGAAAATACCATGTGTATAAAATTTATAATATCTACAAAACCAAAAAAGAATATCACTTGTAATATAATATGGTAAGTTTCCGACGCAAATACATTTTTGTTCTAAACTAAGAGCGGGATCTTCACTTGGATTCCATTTTAAAATGTCAGTCTGGACAACTTGAAATTGATTTTTAAAATCTTTTGCTAAGGTTTCATTTAAGCCTTGTACGGAACGTTCGTCTTTTTCCAGAGCTTTTATTTTTATATTTTTTTGTAGAAGAGGCAGAGTCAAAGCCCCTGATCCTGGGCCAATTTCATGCACATATTTTTGTTCTTTTTCACTAAAAAGTGTATCAATAGAACTGGCTATTTTTTCAACTACGTTGGCATCTCTTAAAAAATTCTGACCAAGGGATTTCTTTGCGTGAAGATGAAAAGCATGGTCTGCTTTCTCTTTTTTGAAATCTTTTTCTTTTTTGAATTTACTGCGCATAGCCGTCCTGCCAGTTGAGGGTTTAGAGGAGATGACTCCAGTTATTGCATTGCAAGAAGGAGGGTTCAGTGTCAAGCAATCCTTTTAGACTTTACGAATGTCCAGCAACACGGTCCGACAGAATTAAGTTTATGCTCGAAGAATTATGCATTCCCTATGATTTAAAATTGATAGACCTTGCAAATGGCGAGCACAAAACCCCTGAGTTTTTAAAAATAAACCCCTATGGCGCCGTTCCTGTGCTTGAAGACATAGAAAAAAAGCTTTTTATTTCAGAATCAGGCGCTATCTGTGAATATATAGCAATGAAATATAAGCATAAACTTTATTTCCCTAATGAAAAGAGCGATGAATTTATTCGTTATAAAGAACTCATGTATTTTGCTGTCAGTTCCCTTGATCCTATCTGTTTAACTATTTTACACCAGGCAAAATCACTTGCTCCAGAAAATCGATCGGTATATCTTCTTGAAGACGCCATTAAGAAATTTTCTTATTGTGCTCAATTTTTAGAACACGCTCTTAAAGATAAAACTTATGTACTTGGAAGCAATATAAGCACACCGGATTTTATCATTGCAGCAACACTGATTTGGGTCAAAGAAGAAGTTGCAAAACATCCTATACTACAAAAGTATATAGAAAATATTTTAAAACTTCCTTCTATGATGAAAGTCCGAAATGATATTAAAAACCGCATTAAGTAGCAAAAATTAAAAAGGCCTTAACAAATGTCTCCACAAATGAATTTTATCTATAAAGCAAGGAATGAATTGCCATTATATATGCAAAATAAACATATTCACTATGCATATGGGAATACCTCTTTTGGCACTTATTTTTGCGTCTTTGAAAATCATAATATTATACATTTAATTTTTATTGATGAAAATAACTTAAAAAAGACAATTGAAAATTACAGTATAAAATATCGTTCGGCCTTATCATTTCATTCAGCTGAAGCCACTCATATTTTTGATAAAGATTTAAATATTATAGACGAAAAAGCACATTTTATATTATTCGGCACGCCCTTCCAAATAAAAGTTTGGCAATCCCTTCTTTTAGTGCCATTTGGTAGCCAAATTTCTTATAGTCAATTGGCCATAAATGCCAATTTACCTAAGTCCTGTCGAGCTGTCGCAAATGCTATTGGTGCAAACCCAATCGCCTATTTTATTCCTTGTCATCGCATTTTGCGCAAAGATGGAGGGATTGGTGGATATCGTTGGGGAATAGAAAGAAAAAAAATTATGCTCAGTTATGAAAATATTAAGATGCCGTCTTCTTTTTGTACAATGTAAAACTCTATTATTTATTAAGGAGAAAATATGGAAATTGCTACATTCGGTGCAGGGTGTTTTTGGGGAGTGGAAGCGAAATACAGAACAATTAAAGGTGTTATTTCAACAGAAGTTGGCTATCTGGGAGGGACTCTTAAAAATCCCACTTATGAAGATGTCTGCTCCGACAAAACAGGACATGCTGAAGTTGTACAAATCACTTTTGATCCTAAAATTGTCAAATATTCTGATTTACTCGATGTATTTTGGAAGTGTCACAACCCTACGACGTTAAATAGACAAGGTCCAGATATTGGCTCACAGTATCGTTCAGCCATTTTTTATCACAGTGATGAGCAAAAAGTTGTTGCTGAGAAATCGAAATTAACTTTAGAAGAAAAGCATGTGTATAAAGACAAAATTGTTACAGAAATAACCCCTACCTCAACATTTTATAAGGCGGAAGAATATCATCAACAATATTTAGAAAAAAAAGGACTTGCGAGTTGTCACATTTAAAACAAAAAAAGCGTTGAGTTATCAACGCTTTTTTTGCTCTTTTTGGTTAGTAACAGGCTGCTGCTCTGGCTGTTTTTGACTATTAGCCTGATTCGCAGTGGCAGCTTTTTTATTCTTATCTTGCTTTGGTTTTTTCTTACCATCTTTACCTGGCATCGAAATCT is a genomic window containing:
- the msrA gene encoding peptide-methionine (S)-S-oxide reductase MsrA, which translates into the protein MEIATFGAGCFWGVEAKYRTIKGVISTEVGYLGGTLKNPTYEDVCSDKTGHAEVVQITFDPKIVKYSDLLDVFWKCHNPTTLNRQGPDIGSQYRSAIFYHSDEQKVVAEKSKLTLEEKHVYKDKIVTEITPTSTFYKAEEYHQQYLEKKGLASCHI
- a CDS encoding glutathione S-transferase family protein yields the protein MSSNPFRLYECPATRSDRIKFMLEELCIPYDLKLIDLANGEHKTPEFLKINPYGAVPVLEDIEKKLFISESGAICEYIAMKYKHKLYFPNEKSDEFIRYKELMYFAVSSLDPICLTILHQAKSLAPENRSVYLLEDAIKKFSYCAQFLEHALKDKTYVLGSNISTPDFIIAATLIWVKEEVAKHPILQKYIENILKLPSMMKVRNDIKNRIK
- the rsmA gene encoding 16S rRNA (adenine(1518)-N(6)/adenine(1519)-N(6))-dimethyltransferase RsmA, translated to MRSKFKKEKDFKKEKADHAFHLHAKKSLGQNFLRDANVVEKIASSIDTLFSEKEQKYVHEIGPGSGALTLPLLQKNIKIKALEKDERSVQGLNETLAKDFKNQFQVVQTDILKWNPSEDPALSLEQKCICVGNLPYYITSDILFWFCRYYKFYTHGIFMVQNEVADRLQAKPGTKDYGRLSVRIQLFFEVKKLFVVPAKCFVPQPKVDSAIVLLCPKSFSFPTPDEDNAFSSFTTVLFSARRKMLRRALHAQLQQLEEKSPGRMSEFWQLAASHGVTEETRPDVLSPSTILAMHKFFYSK
- a CDS encoding aminotransferase class V-fold PLP-dependent enzyme yields the protein MIYSNTASVGQLRAETHAAVMEFINSYKENNFYISGYKKGWEKVEQCRSKISELLQNKLNSVLLYTSTTDAMSILLTQLRLKEGSVVAIPKEYFPSIGGIKLSFEQMKYKVVEIGNDKGEIKVEDIQDLKIDVLLIEWVNYWNGYKNNLKDLSHWCRKNNVIFAVDAVQGVGSCAIDFDIHDIDFFISAGHKWLRALEGAAFAVVSERMNSLLKQTIFGYNSFSDRNQYDCKNRHINHSLLRFELGTLSGVSFISLHSAISELLNENYNNVVTKLKQNSFAITQHLLSYGAIVHSPIVEEKCTGIVSFTLANIDTLEIYNKLLEFGVIAKIRNERIRLSPDATVNLENLLQRLNACLKGIL
- a CDS encoding methylated-DNA--[protein]-cysteine S-methyltransferase, producing the protein MSPQMNFIYKARNELPLYMQNKHIHYAYGNTSFGTYFCVFENHNIIHLIFIDENNLKKTIENYSIKYRSALSFHSAEATHIFDKDLNIIDEKAHFILFGTPFQIKVWQSLLLVPFGSQISYSQLAINANLPKSCRAVANAIGANPIAYFIPCHRILRKDGGIGGYRWGIERKKIMLSYENIKMPSSFCTM
- a CDS encoding PLP-dependent lyase/thiolase; amino-acid sequence: MKSIDYLDRIMHLQTPLIQSSDDERIYLKLEGGSLNYNHKFRSAAFLVKKALNKKVDLSKVADRSSGSWSMALSHCVHLAKGKTQFITTKIPHPYLAKVVESKNGCFKMVKNNSVRIEELNHLIDNEGWYSFDQHNNLDLIDAFKATLGMQLVNDLKAMQIKPKFVVAPVGTGGLLAGVSLALKENGFATKIVGCDISSSIVNQAKRSITYKLSTCRGVGSEDEICLTFLEAAKYIDEIFVSNIYRTLHEMKIFTNSNSFTVGMSTCLAISVAKKQLLKQCKANETVLVISPDRGETYTDEINCAFKI